Proteins found in one Litorihabitans aurantiacus genomic segment:
- a CDS encoding DUF6421 family protein produces the protein MQALQVKDGSIPDTGAHEAAAALVERMVAAVASLAPRFPHEDAYLAAVVLDLHRWREEGFGVPDFLDALNEFQPQRHRVDGLRHLVLFPMVTQNGSPNRHVEALVVENIWPESVAALEKEQYTNALFCSLRLVDFTPGYDTNSAVLFPETVAMREIPTFTWGAIFQDREAARFRRVTRAAAEITQLDLPDDLAAILEDQHQAEHTFVMWDLIHDRTHMRGDLPFDPFMIKQRMPFFLYSLEEMRCDLTAFREAVAIEERTATRLAAGEELSEVELAEGRHARGVQYAVVLDRIFRFALTGTRVRNYDGLGGQLLFAWLHQRHVIEWTDVKLHIDWEAAKGAVVALSDAINELYWASIDRPKLVHWLAAYDLVRGVLPPHPASLWAPGLEREILAGPPKGYTDAVMDDEFPLSMFHEALGKKLKPVIDSTVGITAADA, from the coding sequence ATCCAGGCGCTCCAGGTCAAGGACGGCTCGATCCCCGACACCGGCGCCCACGAGGCCGCCGCGGCGCTCGTCGAGCGGATGGTCGCCGCCGTCGCGTCCCTGGCACCCCGATTCCCGCACGAGGACGCCTACCTGGCCGCCGTCGTGCTCGACCTGCACCGCTGGCGCGAGGAGGGCTTCGGCGTGCCGGACTTCCTCGACGCGCTGAACGAGTTCCAGCCGCAGCGCCACCGCGTGGACGGTCTGCGCCACCTCGTGCTGTTCCCGATGGTCACGCAGAACGGTTCGCCGAACCGGCACGTCGAGGCCCTCGTGGTGGAGAACATCTGGCCGGAGTCCGTCGCCGCGCTGGAGAAGGAGCAGTACACGAACGCGCTGTTCTGCTCGCTGCGCCTGGTGGACTTCACGCCGGGCTACGACACGAACTCCGCCGTGCTCTTCCCCGAGACGGTCGCGATGCGCGAGATCCCCACGTTCACGTGGGGCGCGATCTTCCAGGACCGCGAGGCCGCCCGGTTCCGGCGCGTCACGCGTGCCGCGGCCGAGATCACGCAGCTCGACCTGCCGGACGACCTCGCCGCGATCCTGGAGGACCAGCACCAGGCCGAGCACACGTTCGTCATGTGGGACCTCATCCACGACCGCACGCACATGCGCGGCGACCTGCCGTTCGACCCGTTCATGATCAAGCAGCGGATGCCGTTCTTCCTGTACTCCCTCGAGGAGATGCGCTGCGACCTCACCGCGTTCCGCGAGGCCGTCGCGATCGAGGAGCGCACGGCCACCCGGCTCGCCGCGGGCGAGGAGCTGTCCGAGGTCGAGCTGGCCGAGGGTCGGCACGCTCGGGGCGTGCAGTACGCCGTCGTGCTCGACCGGATCTTCCGGTTCGCGCTCACGGGCACCCGCGTGCGCAACTACGACGGCCTCGGCGGCCAGCTGCTGTTCGCGTGGCTGCACCAGCGCCACGTGATCGAGTGGACCGACGTGAAGCTGCACATCGACTGGGAGGCGGCCAAGGGCGCGGTCGTCGCGCTCTCGGACGCGATCAACGAGCTCTACTGGGCCTCGATCGACCGCCCCAAGCTCGTGCACTGGCTCGCCGCCTACGACCTCGTGCGCGGCGTCCTGCCGCCGCACCCGGCATCGCTGTGGGCGCCCGGCCTCGAGCGCGAGATCCTCGCCGGACCGCCGAAGGGCTACACCGACGCGGTGATGGACGACGAGTTCCCGCTCTCGATGTTCCACGAGGCGCTGGGCAAGAAGCTGAAGCCGGTGATCGACTCCACGGTCGGCATCACCGCCGCCGATGCCTGA
- a CDS encoding alpha/beta fold hydrolase, with product MGTPVVFLHGTRSSSRVWAAQVAVLQRRGVASIALDLPGHGARADERFTLAGAMAVLDDAVARLGEPPLLVGLSLGGYTALHYAGQHPERIAGVMAVACSTQPHRRLVPAFRAAAHHVTRLTGWGGGTWNVVTDVLREVVAVDPISVLRRTTLPVWFVSGSRDPMRVGALRYRRANPRARHSVIRRAGHDANLHQPLAFNARMVRALEELAALARTALAPVGNSPST from the coding sequence ATGGGTACACCGGTGGTGTTCCTGCACGGCACCCGCTCCTCGTCCCGGGTCTGGGCGGCGCAGGTGGCGGTGCTGCAGCGACGCGGCGTGGCGAGCATCGCGCTCGACCTGCCCGGCCACGGCGCCCGTGCGGACGAGCGCTTCACGCTCGCCGGCGCGATGGCGGTGCTGGACGACGCCGTCGCGCGCCTGGGGGAGCCGCCCCTCCTCGTGGGTCTCTCGCTCGGCGGCTACACCGCGCTGCACTACGCCGGTCAGCACCCCGAGCGCATCGCCGGGGTGATGGCGGTGGCGTGCTCGACCCAGCCGCACCGCCGACTCGTCCCCGCGTTCCGGGCCGCGGCGCACCACGTGACCCGGCTGACCGGGTGGGGCGGCGGCACCTGGAACGTCGTCACGGACGTGCTGCGGGAGGTCGTGGCGGTCGATCCGATCTCGGTGCTGCGGCGCACGACGCTGCCGGTGTGGTTCGTCAGCGGGAGCCGGGACCCGATGCGGGTCGGCGCCCTCCGGTACCGGCGGGCGAACCCCCGAGCGCGGCACAGCGTGATCCGCCGGGCGGGTCACGACGCGAACCTGCACCAGCCGCTGGCCTTCAACGCCCGCATGGTGCGGGCGCTGGAGGAGCTGGCGGCGCTCGCGCGCACCGCGCTCGCACCCGTCGGGAATAGTCCATCCACCTGA
- a CDS encoding GyrI-like domain-containing protein: protein MGSTPQPADPQDPELVELEATAAVVVRGVVATADLENFFDRAFATLARELERRGLTPSGHAIAYSSRPPAETSDLAVGFPVASRLDERGEVGAGSDGEITALTLPGGRAAVVVHAGGYDSLAQAWDDLERWIREQGLTPALQSWEVYLTEPTPDGDPADNRTRLVQPVTAD from the coding sequence ATGGGTTCCACACCCCAGCCCGCCGACCCCCAGGATCCGGAGCTCGTCGAACTCGAGGCGACCGCCGCCGTCGTCGTGCGCGGCGTCGTCGCAACGGCGGACCTCGAGAACTTCTTCGACCGCGCCTTCGCGACGCTGGCGCGCGAGCTCGAGCGCCGCGGCCTGACGCCGAGCGGCCACGCCATCGCCTACTCCTCCCGCCCTCCCGCGGAGACGAGCGACCTGGCGGTCGGGTTCCCGGTCGCGTCGCGCCTCGACGAGCGGGGCGAGGTCGGCGCGGGGTCCGACGGCGAGATCACGGCGCTGACGCTGCCCGGCGGTCGCGCCGCCGTCGTCGTGCACGCCGGGGGCTACGACTCGCTCGCTCAGGCGTGGGACGACCTCGAGCGGTGGATCCGCGAGCAGGGGCTGACCCCCGCCTTGCAGTCCTGGGAGGTCTACCTCACCGAGCCGACGCCCGACGGCGACCCCGCCGACAACCGGACCCGGCTCGTCCAACCGGTGACGGCGGACTGA
- a CDS encoding LLM class flavin-dependent oxidoreductase, translating into MKNIGFLSFGHWSDTSHSRTRSAADVLHQSIDLAVAAEELGADGAYYRVHHFARQLASPFPLLAAVGARTSRIEIGTGVIDMRYENPLYMAEDAGAADLISGGRLQLGISRGSPEQVIEGYRYFGYGAPEGQSMDDVARSNTEVFLKVIQGARFAEPNPRPMFPNPHPGPLGIEPQSPGLSERMWWGSGSNATGEWAAKLGMNLMSSTLKNDENGKPFHVQQREQIDAYRAAWREAGHEREPRVSVSRSIFALVDDTDRAYFGGGGDSADQIGNIDATTRAIFGRSYAAEPDRLIEELAADEAIAAADTLLLTVPNQLGVDYNAHVLEAILTHVAPGLGWR; encoded by the coding sequence ATGAAGAACATCGGCTTCCTGTCCTTCGGGCACTGGTCCGACACCTCGCACTCCCGCACCCGGTCCGCGGCCGACGTGCTGCACCAGTCGATCGACCTCGCCGTCGCCGCCGAGGAGCTCGGGGCCGACGGCGCGTACTACCGGGTGCACCACTTCGCCCGGCAGCTCGCCTCGCCGTTCCCGCTGCTGGCCGCCGTCGGCGCCCGCACCAGCCGGATCGAGATCGGCACCGGCGTCATCGACATGCGCTACGAGAACCCGCTGTACATGGCGGAGGACGCGGGGGCGGCCGACCTCATCTCCGGCGGGCGGCTGCAGCTCGGGATCAGCCGCGGCTCACCCGAGCAGGTGATCGAGGGCTACCGCTACTTCGGCTACGGCGCGCCCGAGGGGCAGTCGATGGACGACGTCGCGCGCTCGAACACCGAGGTCTTCCTGAAGGTGATCCAGGGCGCGCGGTTCGCCGAGCCGAACCCCCGCCCGATGTTCCCCAACCCGCACCCGGGGCCGCTGGGCATCGAGCCGCAGTCGCCCGGGCTGAGCGAGCGGATGTGGTGGGGGTCGGGGTCGAACGCCACCGGCGAGTGGGCGGCGAAGCTCGGGATGAACCTCATGAGCTCGACGCTGAAGAACGACGAGAACGGCAAGCCGTTCCACGTGCAGCAGCGCGAGCAGATCGACGCCTACCGGGCCGCGTGGCGCGAGGCCGGGCACGAGCGCGAGCCGCGCGTGTCGGTGAGCCGGTCGATCTTCGCGCTGGTGGACGACACCGATCGCGCCTACTTCGGGGGTGGTGGTGACAGCGCGGACCAGATCGGCAACATCGACGCCACGACCCGCGCGATCTTCGGTCGCTCCTACGCCGCCGAGCCCGACAGGCTGATCGAGGAGCTCGCAGCCGATGAGGCGATCGCGGCGGCGGACACGCTGCTGCTGACCGTGCCGAACCAGCTCGGCGTGGACTACAACGCCCACGTCCTGGAGGCCATCCTCACCCACGTCGCGCCGGGGCTCGGCTGGCGCTGA
- a CDS encoding lamin tail domain-containing protein — protein MRSRRPVLATLAAVLAASLLPAGSAVATPESPEVLEAPEAAAPAVVAAPADGTVAAAPVTGVLISEVASGGPSGGSDNFIEIANFGEADVDVSGWRVFRCGQAGDAYGPQAVAPAGIVLAPGERWTAVREGSALAAAGVGDATYGTSLHSFGFGAYLETAEFDVVDRVGFYHPSVDTECANPVALQNVASWAHGESHQRVALTGDITRDWAVAPRTPAQPNAAQGQDLTVVSDVVITEFAPGGPGGYNDDFIEIANLGTGAVDVSDWKVWRCGDNAQSYVQSAGLPAGTVLDPGEVFTLVRSGTSSTVPAAERDLTYGTSVHWINSGAMLLTPDLRIADRFAMYRDRMSPCTDGEALPMDLDVLAGESYQRTSVGGTSASDFTPGLRTPGTDPTAEAVVAVDRDVSPHRGAVEVSELVAAGPAGGSDDFVELVNRSDAPVDTTGWSLLRCEGDGRLSPGAQVADLGRVLEPGGVYLAAAQGAPASLRELADATYATSMNETDGYGALVLDAQGRVVDGVAVWDTIAFTPCAFGYSIQNTTRNDLGESHQRARSTGVNGDDFVKAPRTPGVDEPPVWEDPTVPRPGQLDPVTVPATQVPGTPVTTTTAPDGETGATTSVTPAHAGPEALALDLRAATPIGIDDVVVHTGTTPLAPPASREIDGEVRAAVADLPDLTTQGGAGELAFQRYTIPSTALPADGGELTWSGTAAPRNELQMYAWDPAAGAWALLSAGQPSADGDLTLVGALAPALAADGGIDVLVIDGPRTSGGLIDEVGVTDGAFADPGSYDVAINHMTDTQFLAEDFRRVFTDMAAWVVANADGRKIGYNAHTGDIVENWIGGNTDVERGRREFAAARDIMALINDADIPNGVLPGNHDNLWGRNNDLYNEYFPTEMYSDKPWWGEAWSEGDNSAHYDLFEHEGTDFLVLHLPYRPSGAQLAWASDVAASHPQHNVVLATHSYLNTDGTRDDRDRRYTARGIELWETVVAPNDNVFLVLGGHYHGVSTQYADPVTGEQTDATEVAEGTVVVDNVGESGRRVVEMLADYQGYRSTQPSPRADTLDRDTGFQRLLQLDLDAELMAVNAYSPTLDSFDAWAYDEPGFRGDDARYDAGDDEFVVELSLLRSSEVATASVGLSGPSASVATARLAAGETLNHPWPAQAAGQVWYAAIEPVVDEGEASRGDATRRVVTAPAVLERPAAPEPSFTDVAADDQFFAQIEWLAERGISTGWDNGGGTASFRPLEPIARDAMAAFLHRLAGSPEVELPASSPFSDVAPDDQFYDEIVWLSQRQISTGWDNGDGTASFRPLDPIGRDAMAAFLHRLAGSPEHEGPGASPFTDLTPQTQFYDEITWLASTGIATGWQGNDGTAIYRPISPVARDAMAAFLFRYVEAGLPTGE, from the coding sequence GTGCGCTCACGCCGTCCCGTCCTCGCCACGCTCGCCGCGGTCCTGGCCGCGAGCTTGCTCCCCGCCGGGAGCGCCGTCGCGACCCCGGAGTCTCCCGAGGTCCTGGAGGCTCCGGAGGCCGCCGCGCCCGCCGTCGTCGCAGCGCCGGCCGACGGCACCGTGGCCGCCGCCCCGGTCACCGGCGTCCTCATCAGCGAGGTCGCCTCCGGCGGACCGTCGGGCGGGTCGGACAACTTCATCGAGATCGCCAACTTCGGCGAGGCCGACGTCGACGTCTCGGGCTGGCGCGTCTTCCGGTGCGGGCAGGCGGGTGACGCCTACGGTCCGCAGGCGGTCGCGCCGGCCGGCATCGTGCTCGCCCCCGGCGAGCGGTGGACCGCGGTGCGCGAGGGATCCGCGCTGGCGGCCGCCGGCGTCGGCGACGCCACCTACGGCACCTCGCTGCACAGCTTCGGGTTCGGCGCCTACCTGGAGACGGCGGAGTTCGACGTCGTCGACCGCGTCGGTTTCTACCACCCGAGCGTCGACACCGAGTGCGCCAACCCGGTGGCGCTGCAGAACGTCGCCTCGTGGGCGCACGGCGAGTCCCACCAGCGCGTCGCGCTGACCGGCGACATCACGCGGGACTGGGCCGTCGCGCCGCGCACGCCCGCCCAGCCGAACGCCGCGCAGGGCCAGGACCTCACGGTCGTCAGCGACGTCGTCATCACCGAGTTCGCCCCGGGCGGCCCCGGCGGCTACAACGACGACTTCATCGAGATCGCCAACCTCGGCACCGGCGCCGTCGACGTCTCCGACTGGAAGGTGTGGCGCTGCGGCGACAACGCGCAGTCCTACGTCCAGTCCGCCGGCCTGCCCGCCGGGACCGTGCTCGACCCGGGCGAGGTGTTCACCCTCGTGCGCTCCGGTACCAGCAGCACCGTGCCCGCCGCCGAGCGCGACCTGACCTACGGCACGAGCGTCCACTGGATCAACTCCGGCGCCATGCTGCTCACGCCCGACCTGCGCATCGCGGACCGGTTCGCGATGTACCGCGACCGGATGAGCCCGTGCACGGACGGCGAGGCGCTCCCGATGGACCTCGACGTCCTCGCGGGTGAGAGCTACCAGCGCACGTCCGTCGGCGGCACGAGCGCGTCGGACTTCACACCTGGCCTGCGCACCCCCGGCACCGACCCGACGGCGGAGGCCGTCGTCGCCGTCGACCGCGACGTGAGCCCCCACCGCGGCGCCGTCGAGGTGAGCGAGCTCGTCGCCGCCGGCCCCGCCGGCGGGAGCGACGACTTCGTCGAGCTCGTCAACCGCAGCGACGCCCCGGTCGACACCACCGGCTGGTCCCTGCTGCGGTGCGAGGGCGACGGTCGGCTCTCGCCCGGTGCGCAGGTCGCCGACCTCGGACGCGTGCTCGAGCCCGGCGGCGTCTACCTGGCCGCGGCACAGGGTGCTCCGGCGTCGCTGCGCGAGCTGGCCGACGCGACCTACGCGACGTCGATGAACGAGACGGACGGCTACGGCGCGCTCGTGCTCGACGCGCAGGGTCGCGTCGTCGACGGCGTCGCCGTCTGGGACACCATCGCCTTCACGCCGTGCGCCTTCGGCTACAGCATCCAGAACACGACCCGCAACGACCTCGGTGAGAGCCACCAGCGCGCCCGCAGCACCGGTGTCAACGGTGACGACTTCGTCAAGGCGCCGCGCACACCCGGTGTCGACGAGCCTCCGGTCTGGGAGGACCCGACCGTGCCACGCCCCGGGCAGCTCGACCCCGTGACGGTCCCGGCCACGCAGGTGCCCGGCACGCCGGTCACCACGACCACCGCGCCCGACGGCGAGACCGGCGCCACGACGTCGGTCACCCCCGCGCACGCGGGCCCGGAGGCGCTCGCGCTCGACCTCCGCGCCGCGACCCCGATCGGGATCGACGACGTCGTGGTCCACACCGGGACGACGCCCCTCGCCCCGCCCGCCTCCCGTGAGATCGACGGCGAGGTGCGCGCCGCCGTCGCCGACCTCCCGGACCTGACCACGCAGGGCGGCGCGGGCGAGCTCGCGTTCCAGCGGTACACGATCCCGTCCACCGCGCTCCCGGCCGACGGCGGGGAGCTGACCTGGAGCGGGACCGCCGCGCCGCGCAACGAGCTGCAGATGTACGCCTGGGACCCCGCCGCCGGCGCGTGGGCGCTCCTGAGCGCGGGCCAGCCGTCGGCCGACGGCGATCTCACGCTGGTCGGTGCGCTCGCCCCGGCACTCGCGGCCGACGGCGGTATCGACGTCCTCGTGATCGACGGGCCCCGGACCTCCGGCGGTCTGATCGACGAGGTCGGCGTCACCGACGGTGCGTTCGCCGACCCCGGCAGCTACGACGTCGCGATCAACCACATGACCGACACCCAGTTCCTCGCCGAGGACTTCCGCCGCGTCTTCACCGACATGGCGGCGTGGGTGGTCGCGAACGCCGACGGCCGCAAGATCGGCTACAACGCGCACACCGGCGACATCGTCGAGAACTGGATCGGCGGCAACACCGACGTCGAGCGCGGGCGGCGCGAGTTCGCCGCGGCGCGCGACATCATGGCGCTCATCAACGACGCCGACATCCCCAACGGCGTGCTCCCGGGCAACCACGACAACCTGTGGGGTCGGAACAACGACCTGTACAACGAGTACTTCCCGACCGAGATGTACTCCGACAAGCCGTGGTGGGGCGAGGCGTGGTCCGAGGGGGACAACAGCGCCCACTACGACCTGTTCGAGCACGAGGGCACGGACTTCCTCGTGCTCCACCTGCCTTACCGCCCCTCGGGCGCGCAGCTGGCGTGGGCGTCCGACGTCGCCGCGTCGCACCCGCAGCACAACGTGGTCCTCGCGACGCACTCCTACCTGAACACCGACGGCACGCGCGACGACCGCGACCGCCGCTACACCGCGCGCGGCATCGAGCTGTGGGAGACCGTCGTCGCCCCGAACGACAACGTCTTCCTCGTGCTGGGCGGGCACTACCACGGTGTCTCGACGCAGTACGCCGACCCCGTGACCGGCGAGCAGACCGACGCCACCGAGGTCGCCGAGGGCACCGTCGTGGTCGACAACGTCGGCGAGAGCGGTCGCCGGGTCGTGGAGATGCTGGCCGACTACCAGGGCTACCGCTCCACCCAGCCCTCGCCCCGCGCCGACACCCTCGACCGCGACACCGGGTTCCAGCGGCTGCTGCAGCTCGATCTCGACGCCGAGCTGATGGCGGTCAACGCGTACTCGCCGACGCTGGACTCCTTCGACGCGTGGGCCTACGACGAGCCGGGCTTCCGCGGCGACGACGCCCGCTACGACGCCGGGGACGACGAGTTCGTCGTCGAGCTGTCGCTGCTGCGGTCCTCGGAGGTCGCGACGGCGTCGGTCGGGCTGAGCGGTCCGTCCGCGTCGGTCGCGACGGCGAGGCTCGCCGCGGGCGAGACGCTGAACCACCCGTGGCCGGCGCAGGCGGCCGGGCAGGTCTGGTACGCGGCGATCGAGCCGGTCGTCGATGAGGGCGAGGCCTCGCGGGGCGACGCCACGCGCCGCGTGGTGACGGCTCCGGCCGTCCTCGAGAGGCCGGCGGCTCCCGAGCCGTCCTTCACCGACGTCGCCGCCGACGACCAGTTCTTCGCGCAGATCGAGTGGCTCGCCGAGCGCGGGATCTCGACGGGCTGGGACAACGGTGGCGGGACGGCCTCGTTCCGTCCGCTGGAGCCGATCGCGCGTGATGCGATGGCGGCGTTCCTGCACCGCCTCGCCGGATCGCCCGAGGTCGAGCTGCCCGCGTCCTCGCCGTTCAGCGACGTGGCCCCGGACGACCAGTTCTACGACGAGATCGTCTGGCTCTCGCAGCGGCAGATCTCCACCGGGTGGGACAACGGTGACGGCACCGCGTCCTTCCGGCCCCTGGATCCGATCGGGCGCGACGCGATGGCGGCGTTCCTGCACCGGCTCGCGGGCTCGCCGGAGCACGAAGGTCCGGGCGCTTCGCCCTTCACCGACCTGACGCCGCAGACGCAGTTCTACGACGAGATCACGTGGCTCGCCTCGACCGGTATCGCGACGGGGTGGCAGGGCAACGACGGCACGGCGATCTACCGGCCGATCTCGCCCGTCGCGCGCGACGCGATGGCGGCGTTCCTGTTCCGCTACGTCGAGGCCGGGCTGCCGACGGGGGAGTGA
- a CDS encoding SDR family NAD(P)-dependent oxidoreductase — translation MPEQPYRSDARAGVAGRTIVLAGASSALGARLAQVLGGAGARVLAVARREMPDLAALDGVTTLRADLTDPDAVARLVGEVHDAVGPVDGVLPLVGGWRGGGGVPGQTPDVHDALAPAFTALRLTTTAFWEDLVASDAGRVAIASSTSVAAPRAGSATYGALKAAAEHWTGALAHGFTLAARTDDGEAAALRGAAVVLRVKAVAGLEDVLAARVAALWDSPAADLNGSTTTITGTTPNAAGE, via the coding sequence ATGCCTGAGCAGCCCTACCGGAGCGACGCACGCGCAGGGGTCGCCGGCCGCACGATCGTGCTGGCCGGCGCCTCCTCGGCGCTCGGCGCCCGCCTCGCCCAGGTCCTGGGCGGTGCGGGCGCCCGCGTCCTCGCCGTCGCGCGCCGGGAGATGCCCGACCTCGCCGCACTCGACGGCGTCACCACCCTGCGCGCCGACCTCACCGACCCCGACGCCGTCGCCCGGCTCGTGGGTGAGGTGCACGACGCCGTCGGCCCGGTCGACGGCGTGCTCCCCCTCGTCGGCGGTTGGCGCGGTGGTGGTGGCGTCCCCGGCCAGACGCCGGACGTCCACGACGCGCTCGCCCCGGCCTTCACCGCACTGCGCCTGACGACCACCGCGTTCTGGGAGGACCTCGTCGCCTCCGACGCGGGCCGGGTCGCGATCGCCTCCTCGACGTCGGTCGCCGCACCCCGCGCCGGTAGCGCCACCTACGGGGCGCTCAAGGCCGCGGCGGAGCACTGGACGGGCGCGCTCGCGCACGGTTTCACGCTGGCCGCACGCACCGACGACGGCGAGGCCGCCGCCCTCCGGGGCGCCGCCGTCGTGCTGCGGGTGAAGGCGGTCGCCGGACTCGAGGACGTCCTCGCGGCGCGGGTCGCCGCGCTCTGGGACTCCCCCGCGGCCGACCTGAACGGCAGCACCACCACGATCACCGGAACCACCCCGAACGCTGCAGGAGAATGA
- a CDS encoding 2,3-bisphosphoglycerate-dependent phosphoglycerate mutase, producing MPVTPHAHLGRVVLVRHGESVANAAGMFTGVLDVPLSERGVREAHRAAELVAATGIRFDLALTSELERAWATADVLASSDSAGPHLPPVERTWLLNERTYGALTGRTKADVCAEVGETQFLAWRRSVRVPPPAMGDDAFRELAESPLFRRLPAEALVRTESLADVMVRVGRLWRERVDPVLRRGGSVLLVAHGNSLRALCGVVDALDDVEIQQLGLPTGHPLLYELDPDGAERDGLLVPLVRGGVYLDEPAALAAAERLAREGGT from the coding sequence ATGCCCGTCACGCCCCACGCCCACCTCGGCCGCGTCGTCCTGGTCCGCCACGGCGAGAGCGTCGCGAACGCGGCCGGCATGTTCACCGGGGTCCTGGACGTGCCGCTCTCGGAGCGCGGCGTGCGCGAGGCGCACCGCGCCGCCGAGCTCGTGGCCGCGACGGGTATCCGCTTCGACCTCGCGCTCACGTCCGAGCTCGAGCGGGCGTGGGCGACGGCGGACGTGCTGGCCTCGTCGGACTCGGCCGGCCCGCACCTGCCGCCCGTCGAGCGCACCTGGTTGCTCAACGAGCGCACCTACGGCGCCCTGACGGGGCGGACCAAGGCCGACGTGTGCGCCGAGGTCGGTGAGACGCAGTTCCTCGCCTGGCGCCGCTCCGTGCGTGTGCCCCCGCCGGCCATGGGCGACGACGCGTTCCGCGAGCTCGCCGAGTCGCCGCTGTTCCGGCGGCTGCCGGCCGAGGCGCTCGTGCGCACGGAGTCGCTCGCCGACGTCATGGTGCGCGTCGGCCGCCTGTGGCGCGAGCGGGTCGACCCCGTGCTGCGCCGCGGTGGCTCGGTGCTGCTCGTCGCGCACGGCAACTCGCTGCGCGCGCTGTGCGGCGTCGTCGACGCGCTGGATGACGTCGAGATCCAGCAGCTCGGTCTCCCGACCGGGCACCCGCTGCTGTACGAGCTGGACCCCGACGGCGCGGAGCGCGACGGGCTGCTCGTGCCCCTCGTGCGCGGGGGCGTCTACCTCGACGAGCCCGCGGCGCTCGCGGCCGCCGAGCGGCTCGCCCGCGAGGGCGGCACCTGA
- a CDS encoding DUF3626 domain-containing protein, translating into MFGGVYDDAPAPERQVYGSLNHRRRPAGGSVRFGSAHLRLRGEVRDRLTFCYRDSVERPTVFGTAAHLPLPGPADRSSPGTSRRWCSIRRSAAPPWRSPQRVEPLWHCGARSGHAWDR; encoded by the coding sequence TTGTTCGGCGGCGTCTACGACGACGCGCCCGCCCCAGAACGACAGGTCTACGGTTCCCTGAACCACCGACGGCGCCCGGCGGGCGGGTCCGTGCGCTTCGGCTCGGCCCACCTGCGGCTGCGCGGCGAGGTGCGTGACCGCCTCACGTTCTGCTACCGCGACAGCGTCGAGCGGCCGACCGTCTTCGGCACGGCCGCCCACCTGCCGCTCCCCGGCCCCGCGGACCGGTCATCTCCCGGGACGTCGCGGCGCTGGTGCTCGATCCGTCGTTCCGCGGCACCCCCGTGGCGGTCGCCGCAGCGGGTCGAGCCGCTGTGGCACTGCGGCGCGCGCTCTGGTCACGCGTGGGACCGATGA